The genomic stretch TCGAAAATCATCATCACCACGATCCAAAAACTGGCGATCTTCATCAAACAAAACCCGAAACATCCCGCGTTCACCAAACACTTCGTCATCATCTTCGACGAATGTCACCGCTCCCAATTTGGCGACATGCACGTGTCCATCACCAAAGCGTTCAAAAAATACCACCTGTTCGGATTCACCGGCACGCCGATCTTCGCCGAAAACGCCGGAAGCGGGAAGAACGTCAACCTACGCACCACAGCCCAAGCCTTCGGCGACAAGCTCCACACCTACACGATTGTGGACGCTATCAACGACAGGAACGTGCTGCCCTTCAGGATCGACTACGTCAACACGATCAAAGACAACCCAACCACGCCCGACCAGCAAGTATCCGGCATCGAAACCGAAACCGCGCTCCTCAACCCCGAGCGTATCCAGATGATCACCGAACACATTCGGGACAACTTCGACATCAAAACCAAACGCTCCGCCAGCTACAGCCACTCCGGCCAACGGTTACGCGGCTTCAACTCGATCCTCGCCACAGCCTCCATCCAAGCAGCCAAGGCGTACTACAACGCGTTCACGCGACCCCAGGCCACCGACGACTTCCCATCCGACAGGAAACTCAAAGTCGCACTCATCTATTCCTACAATCCCAACGAGGCGCAACCCGACGGCCTGCTCGGCGAAGAAGCACTCACCGCAGACGGACTCGACGCCGCCTCCCGAGACTTCCTCGAAGATGCCATCCAGGACTACAACACCGAGTTCAAGACCTCGTTTTCCACCCACGGGCAAGGATTCGAAAACTACTACAAAGACGTCTCCCTACGCATGAAGAACCGGGAACTCGACCTCCTCATCGTGGTCAACATGTTCCTCACAGGATTCGACGCCACCACGCTCAACACGCTGTGGGTTGACAAAAACCTCCGCCAACACGGACTCATCCAAGCCTTCAGCCGCACCAACCGGATCCTCAACTCCGTGAAAACATACGGCAACATCGTCTGCTACCGGAACCTCGAAGAAGAAACCAACGCCGCGCTTGCCCTGTTCGGCAACAAAGACGCCGCCGGTATCGTCCTACTCAAGCCATACGCCGAGTACTACGGCGAATACGAGGCCAAAGTAGCCGAACTACTCGAACGATTTCCCCTCGGCGGGCGTATCGAAGGCGAAGACAACCAAAAGCAGTTCGTCGGCCTGTTCGGAGCCATCCTACGGCTCATCAACATCCTGGACTCGTTCCCCGAGTTCGCGGGCTCGCAACTCCTCGACCCTCGCCAAATCCAAGACTACAAGAGCCATTACCTCGACCTTTACGACGAGTTCCGCCGTCGCTCGCAGGGCGACAAGGAGTCGATTGCCGACGACGTCGTGTTCGAAATCGAACTCGCCAAACAAGTTGAGGTGAACGTCGACTACATCCTCATGCTCGTCAAACAGCACATCGAACAACACGGAAGCTTTGCCGACAAGGAAATCCGGGCCGACATCGAACGCGCCATCAACGCCAGCCCAACCCTGCGCAACAAGCGCGACCTCATCGAAGAGTTCCTTGCGCGCATCAACGCCGACTCCGAGATCGACGAAGAGTGGCAGAGCTATATTCGCCAGCAGTTCGACAGCGAACTTGATGCGATCATCGCAGCAGAAAACCTGCGGCCCGCCCAGGCTCGCACGCTGACCGAGAACATTTTCCGTGACAACACTGACATCCCATTGGAAGGCACCGCGGTCACCGAGGTCATGCCACCCGTCTCGCGCTTCCAACCCGACAGCGGACGTGCAGAAAAACGCGCCCGCATCATCAAGCGGCTGCAAGACTTCATCGACCGTTTCCGCGGTCTGCTCACGCTCGAGGCCAACCGGTAGAGCGGCGGCTACTTGCCCGCGTAGAACCTGCCCAGCACCTCGGCCTTGAACTCCCAGTACGTGCCGTCCTCAATCGCTGCACGAATGCCGTCCACGAGCTTGACCGTAAAGTACTCGTTGTGAATGGTGGCCAGTGTGGCCGAGAGGATTTCCTTCGCCTTAAACAGGTGATGCATGTAGGCCTTCGTGTAATGCGTACACGTGTAGCACTCGCAGCCCTCGACCAGCGGCGAAAAGTCACGCTTAAACTCTGCCCGCGTCACGTTAAACCGCCCGTCCGGCGAATAAATCGCAGCGTTACGCGCCACCCGCGACGGATTCACACAATCAAACGTATCCGCCCCATTCTCGATGCAGGCAAAGAAATCATCCGGCTCCGAAATGCCGAGCATGTGCCGAGCCCGACCCTCCGGCAGCTCCTCACACACCCACCCGACGATGGTCGCCAGATTCTCCTTCTCCAAGGCTCCGCCGATCCCGAAACCGTCGAAGCGCTGGCCGTCCACCTCCATCGCCCCGAGATCGCGAGCCGCCTTCCGCCGCAGATCCTCATACTGGGCGCCCTGAATCACGCCAAACAACTGCTGATAGGGCTTATCCACACGCTCTTCCGTCAGCTGCTTATGCGCCACCAAGCAACGCTCCGCCCACAACCTCGTCCGCTCCAACGCCTCTTCTTGATAGGCGCGCGAGTTCATCAACGTCGTCAGCTCATCGAACGCAAAAATAATGTCCGCACCCAGCTCGTGCTGGATCCGCATCGACACCTCCGGCGTAAACCGATGCAAATCCCCGTTGAGGTGGGAACGGAACCACACGCCGTCGTCGTCCACATTCGCCAGCCGCTCCTTGCCGGCCGCCACGGCGTCGTCGGCAACACGCTTGCCCGAAAACTCCTCCGACAGCACCTTCTTAAACCCCGACCCCAGACTCATCACCTGAAACCCACCCGAATCAGTGTAGGTGGGGCCGGGCCAATTCATGAACGCGCCCAGCCCACCAGCCGCATCGACGACGTCGGAGCCCGGCTGCAAATAAAGGTGATAGGCATTCGCAAGCACGGCCTGCGCACCCACCTCACCCACCTGCTCGGGCGTGACGCCCTTGACCGTGGCCTTGGTGCCCACGGGAATAAACGCCGGGGTGTGGATGTCGCCGTGCGGGGTGTGGATCGTGCCGGTGCGGCCGAGCTGGCCATCGAGGCGAGTGCCGAGTGTGAACGTCATGGTGCTAGCTTATGTCCTTTCACTTCGTGGGCTGATTGGCGGTTTGGGGCTCGCCCGCTGGTTGGGGCAACGCGGCGTGGTAGTCCGGCTCGCGGCGCTTCACCCAGTTGATCACCGCATACGTGACGGGCAACAGCAGGATTTCCACGGCCACCTTGTAGGCGAAGCCGACGACGGCCAAGTTCGCGATCACGCCCCACCCCATCACGCCGGTCCAGGCGACGACGCAGAAAATCGCGGTATCAGCAGCCTCGCCCACCACCGTCGAGCCGACGAGCCGCGCCCACAAATGCCGCTCACCCCACCGCTCTTTAATAGAGGTGAGCACCTTGGCGTTGAGCAGCTGGCCGACCAGATATCCCGCGAGCGACGCCGCCACGAACCGCCACACCACACCCAAGACTTCCTCGAAGGCGGCCTGGGAGGTGTAGTCAGGATGAGCGGGCAGCGCGATGATCAGCCAAAACGTCACGGACGCGACCACGGAGACCACGAAGCCCATGAGGATCGCCCGCTTCGCGGCCCGGAATCCGTAGACCTCCGAGAGCACGTCACCGATCACGTAGGTCAGCGGGAAAAGCACGGCCCCGCCGTCAAAAGTTAGCGGGCCGATCTGGATCAGCTTGGTCGCCCCGATATTCGACAGCAATAAGAACGCGACGAAGAAAACCGCGAAATAATCGTAATAACCGCGGCGGATCGGAGCGTAGGCCGGGGCAGTGCTTTCCCGGGAAGATGTGGCAGTCATGATGTCCTTTCGAGATCGCACGGGAAAAGGACGGAAGTCGCCGTGCGTGAACCCCGCCGGGCACTGCCACTACCCGGCGCGCCTGCGCTCACGGTGTGAACGCGGCGGGGCGCCGATCACTCAAACGCCCACTCGGATACTAGCACGACGTGCGCGGACGGCCGAACGACGTCGTCGTGCTAACTTTCCTGCGTACGCTGGCGTTCCAACTCGGCGTCAACAAGCTCCAGCAAATACTGCTGATGTTCGGGGACGGAAAGGTCGTAGCGGTCGGTGTCGAAGATGAGCACCGGCGACTCCTTATATTTCGTGTCCACCCAATCCCGGTAGCCCTCCCACAGCTGGCGGAAGTAGGACAGCTGCGATTCGTCCTGTTCGAAATCCCGGCCGCGGGTGGCAATGCGCTTCAGAATCGTGTCGAACTCCGCGTGCAAGAACACGAACAGGTCCGGCGCTTTCTTCGGGAAGAACTCGAGCTCTTCCATCATGTTCGCAAGCAGGGATTCGTAAATCGAAAACTCCAGTTCGGAGATCCGACCCATGTCCGTATTCACCCGAGCAAAGTACCAATCCTCATAAATCGACCGGTCGAGCACGGCATGCCGATTGACGAGCGCGCGCTTGATATCCGTGTAGCGTGAGTTGAGGAACGTCAGCTGAAGCAGGAACGGATAGCGTTTGGCCTGCTCCTCCTCCGGCGTGGCCGTGTAAAACTTTTCAAGAATCTCGTTGCCTTCCACGCTTTCAAGGTGGAGAGGGGCGTAGAGATGATCTGAGATGAGGCGGGCCGCCGTCGTCTTCCCGACTCCGATCATGCCGCCAATGGTTACGAGTGCCACGGGTGCTGTCACATCCTATATTTTCGGGTCATTTTTTCTTGCACCACTATATCTAGTGGTGGCGGCTGGCACAAAGCGGAGGGCTGTGACGCTCGCACATTGTGGAAACTTGCCCTCTCTTTCACTCAGTAGTCGAGGCGGATCACCGTAGCGCCGTCGGCCGACGAAATCTCCTGCGACATCGCGAGCGCCTCCCCATCCGCGTATCCCAGGCTCTGCCCGGGCAGCAGGAACGTATCACCCGTGACGATATAGTTCGCCACGTTCATCAGCAGGTTGTACACGTCTTCGTCCGACCTCGTGGATTCGCGAATCTGCAGGTCAAGGTGGCCAAACGTGGGTAGGCCGAGCGTTCGCCCGTTCGTGAGGTCGTGTTTGTGGACGCGCACGTTTATCCACAGCGGCAGCGGCGCCTGGCCGTGGCGCAACATGTCCGACAGCTGCGTCACCATGGTTGGCGGCATGAGCACGCCCAGCTCGTCGCGATACACGCCGATCGCCGCGGGTTCGCGCATGAGCGCGTCCATGACTTCGGTGTAGACCACGTGTGCGGAGACCATTCGATGACGACGCCGCAGCTCACGTACCGGATTGTTCGCACTTTCACCTGCGATGCGGCCTTCGTCGGCCTGGTCCTCTGGCGCGAAGAAGCTGGCTGCCACGTGGAAACGGTGCAGGGGCAGCTGGCCTTTTTCCAGGGTGAGCCCGTGGTTGACCGGTGTGAGGAGCACGTGGACGCCGTCGATCTCGAAGTGCAGGATGCGCGAGTTGGGGTCGGCCGAGTCGGCCTGCTCCCAGACCGGATCGATGGTCTCACCCCATAGCGCGGCGAGTTGGCCGATCGTCTCGTCAAGGTTGACGGGTGCGCGCATGATGGCCGCTGCCGAAAACATGGCGGGCGCTTCCGGGTGGATGGCCGAGATTCCGAGTTCCTGCATGTGGCAAGTCTACCCGGGCGCGCCGCGCTGGACCTCCGCGCGTTCCGCTGAACCTCCGCGCGTTCCGGGGGTACATGTTTGCTTCGCGGGGTAGACAAATCGCCGGATTTGGTACCCCCGGAACGAAACAGGTACCCCCGGAACAAAAACTCGAATACCCTCACTCATGAGCTCCACCGCGCAGGAGCGTTATCTAGGGCCCAAGAAATCTAAGGCCCAAGCACCGTCAACGGAACAACGAGCACGCCGTCGTCACGCCGGTAGGTGATCCCGGTAGACGTCATGACGATCATGGCCACAGGCGGGCGCTCAATCTTTGCGCACACGCGCCGCAGGTTCTGCGCAGCCGCCTCGATGACGTCCGAGTTCGGATCACTCATGGCGAGCTTTACTTCAATAGCAAGCCACTGGCCGGATTCACCTTCGACTATCACATCGATTTCGTCGCGCCCTTTGGCGTCGCGAAGATGGAATACGCCGCGGGCGCTGTTTGCCTGCGCGTATACCCGCAGGTCGTGCACGACTTGTGATTCGAAGAGGAAACCAAGAGTTTCAAGCTCGCCCATAAGCCGGTCCGAGGTTGCGTTGAGAAGGGCTGCGGCCAGCGAAGGGTCTGCCAAATGTCTTTTCGGCATTTGCACGAGAGGCTGGCGAGAGCGCAGCTTAGGCGCCCATGCGTGCTGCTCTTCCACAAGAAACATGCGTTCTGCGAAGTCATGGAGTTGCGGCACGGCCGCCTCGCCAACCGGGCCGATCGCCTCCTCTCGCATCCGCCGCACAATGGCCGCGTTGGTTACGGGTTGCGCAGTCAGAGCAGCAACCGCGGTGAGATAAGCGAGGATTCTGCGTGGATCGCGCCTTGCTCCGGCAACAGCTGGAAAATCGTGTTCAGCGATGTCTTCAATGTATGAATGAGCCATGGCTTGTGCCGGCTGTTCGTCGGCGGTAATCCAACCTGGCCATCCACCGCTGACGATCCGACTAACAAGATCGGGGAAACTGATGTCGCTACTTTCGAGGGGTGGAATGTCACCTTGCAATAGCGATGCAAGGGAGACCGCGCCCGTCGAATGCCCGCTTTCACTCAGAGTCATGGTTCGCATGCGAACGCGGCGAAAGCGGCCCGCGCCGGAGTGCCGGCTTGGATCGTCGTCTGGACTAGCTGATCCAGCAAGGATGAACTGCCCAGGCTCGCGCCTATCGTCAACGGCGTGGCGTACCGCATTCCACAAGCCGGGCGCGACTTGCCACTCGTCGAGGAGCCGCGGGGTTTTCCCGGCAAGCGCAACCTCGGGCTGGGTACGGGCGAGCATTGCCACCGGGTCTTGAGAGTCAAGGCGCAGTTCGGAGGCCGCGATCTGGCGAGCGGACTCAGTTTTCCCGCAGGCTCGCGCTCCACGAACGACGACGGCACCGGCGGTTTCAGCAGCTCGCCGCAGTTCGGCGTCGACAATTCTGGGGATGTAATGCTTGCTCACAACCCAAGCCTAACGGATTACTCCACCCCAAGCTAACGGATTAATCCACTACTCACTAACGGATTAATCCGTTAGGTGCGCCAAGGTTAACCGACCTGTTCTCTCATCCGCGCATTCCGGGGGTACATGTTTGCTTCGCGGGGTAGACAAATCGCCGGATTTGGTACCCCCGGAACGAAACAAGTACCCCGGGAACAGTGTGCACGTGCGGGCTGCACCGAACCCCGCGAAGGAAAAGTTCGCACCGGGCGCCAAAGATACCCAATACGCCCGATAAATCCACTCCCGCGAGGCGCATGCAAGCCGATTACCGGAAACTTTTCACGCTATAGCCGGCGATCTTGGCATATACGAAGATAACCCGCCTGAGCGCGAAAAGTTTCCGGCCAACCGACCCACAGCAAAAGGAACTGGCTGGTACGAGAGGACAGCAAACACCTCGTACCAGCCAGTTAAGGCAGGGGAATTGATTGAAAACCGCTCACCTCAGTTGTCAATCTGGAAGGACCCTGCCAGCGCCGCTCAGATCACTGACCTGGCGCGCAAGCTGGTACTTATCCTACCCAATCGCGCGCGGGTGTCAACACGGATTCTGGGTTTGATCAAAAGTTCAAGAGAATTATTCTCACTGGTCAAACGGTCATTTTCGCTGGCACACCAGCCGCCAGCAAAGCCGCACACCACCCGCGAGCAACACCACGCGCGACCCGCCCGCAAAGCCACACATCAGCCTGTCTGAATCCGCACGTCAAGAGACTAAGGAGTCGGATTCGATCGGTACCAATGTGCGTACGCGCCGCCAGTCGTCTGGGGAGTCGAGCAGCCCGCTGAGTGGTGCGTTGAACCTGTCTTCCACGTCGTTTCGACTCACACTGTATTCGTAGTCGGGACTCTCGTAAGTCACGGACGTCGCATTGTCTACTGAGGCCATGAACGCGATTGCGGAATATAGTGCGTCGTCACGCTCGGCGAACTGGTCGATGTTGGGAGCGTCCAAGAGAGTCACGACCACATCTGTTTCGTGAATCTCCACCCGTTCGATTCGTTCGCCGAGCGGCAACGAGTAGAGCAGTTCTACCGTGTTGACGCTGTCGCCTACATAGGCGGATTCGTAGGCGCTTATGCCGGCGATGTCGTGGTTTCGGTAGGTGATCTGCTCTGCTGCCTCGCTATCGTTTTCTGGCTCAGCTACCGCCATTGTCATTCCTACGAGCACGATGAGCGCAAGGCCCAGTGCGATGAGGATTTGCGGCGCAACAGCGTGTGCCTTCTGCGAGGTAACCATGCGGTTATTATCCCTTGCGTTTTTTCGGGCGCCGTCCGCCTGCAGGTGGAAGCCTCGCCCGGTTTGTCCTGGGTTCGCGGCTTTCCGGCTTTTGGCCCGGCCATGCTCACAGCCCGGCCATGCTCACGGCCCGGTTGTTAGCCGCGGCTAGTCCGTGCCGCGCAGGTCCATGAAGAACGGGCCGCGTTGGGCGAGCTCGTTCATGTAAAGCACGTCCCAGTGTTGCCAGGGTTGTTTTGAGAGTGAGTCGTTGGTGAAGCGCGGGTCGGCGGTCACTTCGGTCACGCAAAAGTTGGGGATCGCAAGGTCCACAACCGGCCCGAGTCGTTCGATCTCGGCAACGATGAGCCCCGCATTTTGCCCTGCGAAAACGTCGAATTCCCAGCCGTCTTCGTTGAACCACAGCGAGTGCCTGGTCTTCGCGATCACCCGCGGCGCGCGCTGCACGATCTGTACCGCCACGTCCGCGTCGAGTTCGGTTTCCATTTCGTAGCGTTCACCGTTGACCGACGGCGATTTCACTGCGATTGTAGCGACGACGCCGTCGCCCGCCTCCTTCATAAGCTCGGCGAGCAGGCGGCGTTCG from Trueperella bialowiezensis encodes the following:
- a CDS encoding type I restriction endonuclease subunit R; the protein is MNEPNSAYGYLPVAVSDQATVVATYERDAERHVDYQSEADLERAFITQLEKQAYERLHITSEADLIANVRTQIEALNNFQFTDTEWQRFFTTVIANQNEGIVEKTAKIQEDGHIQLLTRDDGSTKNILLLNKTHIHANRLQVLNQYETTGNYDNRYDVTILVNGLPMIHVELKRRGVPLREAFNQINRYQRDSFWAGSGLYEYIQIFVISNGTLTKYYSNTTRDLVIRENGNKPNAKKTSNSFAFTQWWADGANQPITDLIDFAKTFFAKHTILNILTKYCIFNTQRTLMVMRPYQIVAAERIINRIETSTNQKQYGTLAAGGYIWHTTGSGKTLTSFKTAQLATQLGTVDKVLFVVDRKDLDYQTMAEYDRFQKGAANSNTSTAELKRQIEDTTSKIIITTIQKLAIFIKQNPKHPAFTKHFVIIFDECHRSQFGDMHVSITKAFKKYHLFGFTGTPIFAENAGSGKNVNLRTTAQAFGDKLHTYTIVDAINDRNVLPFRIDYVNTIKDNPTTPDQQVSGIETETALLNPERIQMITEHIRDNFDIKTKRSASYSHSGQRLRGFNSILATASIQAAKAYYNAFTRPQATDDFPSDRKLKVALIYSYNPNEAQPDGLLGEEALTADGLDAASRDFLEDAIQDYNTEFKTSFSTHGQGFENYYKDVSLRMKNRELDLLIVVNMFLTGFDATTLNTLWVDKNLRQHGLIQAFSRTNRILNSVKTYGNIVCYRNLEEETNAALALFGNKDAAGIVLLKPYAEYYGEYEAKVAELLERFPLGGRIEGEDNQKQFVGLFGAILRLINILDSFPEFAGSQLLDPRQIQDYKSHYLDLYDEFRRRSQGDKESIADDVVFEIELAKQVEVNVDYILMLVKQHIEQHGSFADKEIRADIERAINASPTLRNKRDLIEEFLARINADSEIDEEWQSYIRQQFDSELDAIIAAENLRPAQARTLTENIFRDNTDIPLEGTAVTEVMPPVSRFQPDSGRAEKRARIIKRLQDFIDRFRGLLTLEANR
- a CDS encoding deoxynucleoside kinase, translated to MTAPVALVTIGGMIGVGKTTAARLISDHLYAPLHLESVEGNEILEKFYTATPEEEQAKRYPFLLQLTFLNSRYTDIKRALVNRHAVLDRSIYEDWYFARVNTDMGRISELEFSIYESLLANMMEELEFFPKKAPDLFVFLHAEFDTILKRIATRGRDFEQDESQLSYFRQLWEGYRDWVDTKYKESPVLIFDTDRYDLSVPEHQQYLLELVDAELERQRTQES
- a CDS encoding CYTH domain-containing protein: MELTDFSFEFERKFLVRELPEGVVEHGAPQAIIQAYVFAEAGYAIRVRLQFRGVELPTGRFDPALDELGAYERRLLAELMKEAGDGVVATIAVKSPSVNGERYEMETELDADVAVQIVQRAPRVIAKTRHSLWFNEDGWEFDVFAGQNAGLIVAEIERLGPVVDLAIPNFCVTEVTADPRFTNDSLSKQPWQHWDVLYMNELAQRGPFFMDLRGTD
- a CDS encoding DUF4261 domain-containing protein; translated protein: MQELGISAIHPEAPAMFSAAAIMRAPVNLDETIGQLAALWGETIDPVWEQADSADPNSRILHFEIDGVHVLLTPVNHGLTLEKGQLPLHRFHVAASFFAPEDQADEGRIAGESANNPVRELRRRHRMVSAHVVYTEVMDALMREPAAIGVYRDELGVLMPPTMVTQLSDMLRHGQAPLPLWINVRVHKHDLTNGRTLGLPTFGHLDLQIRESTRSDEDVYNLLMNVANYIVTGDTFLLPGQSLGYADGEALAMSQEISSADGATVIRLDY
- the tgt gene encoding tRNA guanosine(34) transglycosylase Tgt, which codes for MTFTLGTRLDGQLGRTGTIHTPHGDIHTPAFIPVGTKATVKGVTPEQVGEVGAQAVLANAYHLYLQPGSDVVDAAGGLGAFMNWPGPTYTDSGGFQVMSLGSGFKKVLSEEFSGKRVADDAVAAGKERLANVDDDGVWFRSHLNGDLHRFTPEVSMRIQHELGADIIFAFDELTTLMNSRAYQEEALERTRLWAERCLVAHKQLTEERVDKPYQQLFGVIQGAQYEDLRRKAARDLGAMEVDGQRFDGFGIGGALEKENLATIVGWVCEELPEGRARHMLGISEPDDFFACIENGADTFDCVNPSRVARNAAIYSPDGRFNVTRAEFKRDFSPLVEGCECYTCTHYTKAYMHHLFKAKEILSATLATIHNEYFTVKLVDGIRAAIEDGTYWEFKAEVLGRFYAGK
- a CDS encoding ATP-binding protein translates to MSKHYIPRIVDAELRRAAETAGAVVVRGARACGKTESARQIAASELRLDSQDPVAMLARTQPEVALAGKTPRLLDEWQVAPGLWNAVRHAVDDRREPGQFILAGSASPDDDPSRHSGAGRFRRVRMRTMTLSESGHSTGAVSLASLLQGDIPPLESSDISFPDLVSRIVSGGWPGWITADEQPAQAMAHSYIEDIAEHDFPAVAGARRDPRRILAYLTAVAALTAQPVTNAAIVRRMREEAIGPVGEAAVPQLHDFAERMFLVEEQHAWAPKLRSRQPLVQMPKRHLADPSLAAALLNATSDRLMGELETLGFLFESQVVHDLRVYAQANSARGVFHLRDAKGRDEIDVIVEGESGQWLAIEVKLAMSDPNSDVIEAAAQNLRRVCAKIERPPVAMIVMTSTGITYRRDDGVLVVPLTVLGP
- a CDS encoding DUF4825 domain-containing protein, which translates into the protein MVTSQKAHAVAPQILIALGLALIVLVGMTMAVAEPENDSEAAEQITYRNHDIAGISAYESAYVGDSVNTVELLYSLPLGERIERVEIHETDVVVTLLDAPNIDQFAERDDALYSAIAFMASVDNATSVTYESPDYEYSVSRNDVEDRFNAPLSGLLDSPDDWRRVRTLVPIESDSLVS
- a CDS encoding queuosine precursor transporter: MTATSSRESTAPAYAPIRRGYYDYFAVFFVAFLLLSNIGATKLIQIGPLTFDGGAVLFPLTYVIGDVLSEVYGFRAAKRAILMGFVVSVVASVTFWLIIALPAHPDYTSQAAFEEVLGVVWRFVAASLAGYLVGQLLNAKVLTSIKERWGERHLWARLVGSTVVGEAADTAIFCVVAWTGVMGWGVIANLAVVGFAYKVAVEILLLPVTYAVINWVKRREPDYHAALPQPAGEPQTANQPTK